GGCGATGGCGCTGCCGGCGTCCTATGCGCTGGCCCGCCACCGGTCCCGGCTCAACGCGGCCGCGCTGGGCTGGGTGCTGGTCAGCCAGGTGTTCCCGTTCATCCTACTGATCATCCCGCTGTTCATGATCCTGCGGCAGCTCGGCCTGGTGAACTCGCTGGCCGGCCTGGTCATCGTGCACGCCACGTTCTGCCTGCCGTTCGTGCTGTGGATGCTCCAGGGCTACGTGCGCGGCGTGCCGCGCGAGCTGGAGGAGGCCGCGGGGGTGGACGGCGCGGGGCGCTGGCGCACGCTGTGGAGCGTCGTCGCGCCGCTGCTGGCCCCCGGCGTCGTCGCCGCGCTGATGTTCGGCTTCGTCTCGTCGTGGAACGAGTTCCTGTTCGCCCTCATCCTGCTCAAGGACCCGCAGATCCAGACCCTCCCGCTGGCGCTGGTCCGCTTCACCGGCCCGGAGGGGGTCGTGCGGCTCGGGCCGCTCGCGGCGGCCTCGCTCATGGCGACCGTCCCGAGCCTGGTCTTCTTCTCGTTCATCCAGCGCCGCCTCAAGGGCGGCATGGTCGCCGGCGCGGTCAAGGGATGACCCGCCGTGTCCCCGTCCACGGTCGCCGCCGAACGGCGGCACCACCCCCGCACAGGAGGTAAGTCCATGCGTCGCATCACCGCCCTGCCGGCGCTCGCGCTGACCGGAGTGCTGGCGCTGAGCGCCTGCGGCTCCGGCGAGGGCGAAGGCGGCCCGGTCCAGCTCCGGTTCCTGAGCCTGGCCTGGCAGACCCAGTCGATCGAGGCCAACGAGCGCCTGGTCCAGGAGTGGAACGACACCCACCCCGACATCCAGGTCGAGTACGTCCAGGGAAGCTGGGACAACGTCAACGACCAGTTGCTGACCGGCTTCGAGGCCGGCGACCCGCCCGACATCATCCACAACGAGTCCTCGGCGCTGGCCGGCTACGCCGCCCGCGGCTACCTGGCCGACCTCGGCGACATGCTGCCCCAGGAGCTCAAGGACGACATCCGGGCGGAGGCGTGGGAGACCGCCACCTTCGACGGCCAGGTGGTCGGCGTGCCGTTCCTGCAGGAGTCCCAGGTCTTCATCGCCAACCGCGAGGTCCTGGAGGACAGCGGCGTCCGGATCCCCACCTCCGAGGAACCGTGGACGTGGGACGAGTTCGCCGAGGTGAGCGAGGAGCTGACGACCGAGGACCGCTACGCCGTCGCCTGGCCGCTGGGCAGCCCGGTCAACCGCGTGCTCAACCTGTCGCTGAACTTCGGCGGCACCTTCTTCGAGGTGGCCGAGGACGGCACGGCGAGCATGCGGGTGGGGGAGCAGGAGCGCGAGGTGCTCCAGCGCATCCACGAGCAGCTCTACGAGGACGAGACGGCCGCCCCCGAGACCGTGGGCATGTCCGGCTCCGACCCGCTGCCGGCGTTCTACGCCGGCGAGTACGCGATGATCCAGGGCGGGGTCTACACCCGCCAGCAGGTCGTCGAGCAGGCCCCCGAGGACTTCGAGTGGGTGACGATCCCGCCGCTGGTGGGCGACACCGCCGAGCAGGGCGCGGTCTCCCAGACCCTGTCGGTGGCCGCCGACAGCGCCCACCCGGAGGAGGCCGCCGAGTTCCTCTCCTTCTTCCTCAGCGCCGAGAACCAGGTGGACCTGGCCCTGGGCGACTGGCTGCTGCCCACCAGCCGGGAGGCGGCGCAGGCCCCCGAGCTCAACACCGAGGAGAACGACTGGGACGTGGCCACCGCCTCGGCCGACAACCTGGTCATGGCCCCCTACCTGAAGGTGCAGGGCTTCGACGAGTGGAAGAACCGCGTCGCCCAGCCCGCGCTGGAGGAGTACTTCGGCGGCGCCATCACGATCGACGAGCTTGCCCAGCGCCTGGAGACCGAGGGCGACGACGTGCTGGGCCGGTACCGGTGACCGCGACCGCGCGCGCGGGTGAGATGCGGGAGCGCGCCCGGGGATGCCTGCTCGGCCTCGCGGCCGGCGACGCCCTGGGCCGCCCCGCGGAGAACCTGCACCCCGACGAGATCGAGCGGCGGTGGGGGCTGCTGACCGAGCTGGAGCCGGGGCCCGACGGGGTCGCGTCCGGTACCGACGACACCGAGTACTCGGTCTTCGCGGCGCTGCTGCTCGTCGAGCACGGCGACGCCCTGACCCCCGAGCACGTCGCGTCGGCCTACCACGAGCAGATCCTGAGCCGACCCGGGCCCATGCGCGGGGCCGGCTTCTCCGAGCTGGGCGCGGTGCAGGCGCTGCGGCGCGGACTGGTTCCGCCGGCCTCGGGCCGGTGGCACCACCACGGCTGGTCCGACGGGCTGGCGATGCGCGCGGCGCCCTACGGGATCTTCGCCGCGGGCGACCCCGACGAGGCCGCGCGGCTGATCGAGGCCGACGGCGCGGTCAGCCAATCCGGCGAGGGACTGCTCGGCGGCCGCGCGGTCGCCGCGGCGGTCGCCGTCGCGATGACCGGCGCGGCGCCGGTGGAGGTGCTGGCCGGCGCGCTCGCGGCGGTCCCGGCCGACTCCTGGACGGCGCGCGCCCTGCGCGCCGCGGCCGAGATCGTCGAGGACGGCGGCCGGGCGGGGGCGCCGCCGGACCGGCGGACGCTGACCGCCGAGCTGCACGCGGCCCTGGTCACGCGGCACTACCCGTGGACCGACCTCGCCCCCGAGGCGGTGGGCCTGGCCTTCGCCGGCTACCTGGCCGCCGACGGCGCGGTCGAGGATTCCGTGGTCACGGCGGCCAACCTGGGCCGCGACGCCGACACCACCGCCGCCATCGCCGGCGCACTCGCCGGCGCGGGGCGCGGCGCCGCCGGCGTGCCCGAGCGCTGGGCCCGCGCGATCGGTCCGGTCCGCGGCGCCTGCCTGCCGGCCGTGGCGGGCCGGCACGTCCTGGAGATCGCCGACCTGCTGGCCGAGGCCGGGAAGGCGCGGGGGAGCCGGAGCCGATGACGCGACCGGGGCGATCCGCGACCGACGGTCCGGTGCACCACCGAAAGCGAGGGGAACACGACGATGAGCACGGCAACCACCACCGGAGGCGGGCGCAGCACCCCGCGGGCCGACGTCGCCGACCGCGTCCGGGGCGCGTTCCTGGGCCTGGCGATCGGCGACGCGGCCGGCTGGCCGGCCCGCCGGCACCGCTTCGGGCTGCTCGCGCCGTGGACCCGCCGGCTGCACCGTGAACTCGACCTGTTCGCCGAGGAGCACGCCGTCACCGCGCTGCCGGTGCCGTTCGCGCTGAACCAGCCGGTCGAGGCGCTGCGCATCGGTCCCTCCGACGACGCGGAGTGGCTGGCCTGGACCGCGGCCACGATCGACCGCGACCGCGCGGAGGCGTTCACCGAACTGGCCGGCCGCGACGACGTCCGGGCCCGCATCTCGGTGCGCACCGCACTGGACAACCTGGCCCGCGGCCTGCACCCGCCGACCAGCGGGCACGACAACCCGCACCACTTCGACGACGCCGCGGCGGTGCGCGCGGTCGCGTTCGGCTGCCTGCACCCCGGCGCCCCGGAGTGGGCCGCCCGCGCGGCCCGCGCCGACGCCGAGGTCACCAATTCCGGTGACGGCGTGGACGCCGCCGCGGCCGTGGCCGCGGCGATCGCCCTGGCGGTGGACGGGGCGGCCCCGGAGGAGGTCCTCTCCGCCGGGGGCGAGCTGTCCGCCGACGGCGCCGCGCGCGCGACGCTGCGCGCGGCCCTCGACGTGGCCCCCGGCGCCGAGACCCCCTTCGAGGTGCTGCCCGATCTGGAGGACGCGGTCTGGGACCACGTCTACAGCTACGGGGTGGCCGCGGGGCCGACGCTGGCGGTGGCGCTGACGCTGGCGTGGGTCTCCCGCGGCGCCGTCGAGACCGCCGTGCCGGCCGCGGCCTGCCTGGCGCCGCTGGCCGACTCCGCGCCGGCGCTCACCGGGGCGCTCACCGGGGCCGTCGGCGGCCACGCCGCCCTGCCGCGGACCTGGCGCGAGCGCGCCGGCGCGCTCGCAGGATGCTGCCTGCCCGAGTTCGCGGGCCACGACCTGCTGGACTACGCCGACGCCGTCGCGGCGCGCGCGTGCGCCCAGGACACCGACGACGATGAAGGAGCGTGCTGAGATGCTGACCCCGTTGCAGGACAAGGCCGTGGGGAGTCTGGTCGGCGCGGCGGTCGGCGACGCGCTGGGCGGCGCCACCGAGGGCTGGACGCCCGAGCGGATCCGGCACCGCTACGGCGGCGTCGTCGAAGGGATCGTGCCGCCCTTCAACGCCGACTGGCGCAACGCGCGCCCCATCGCGCCCTACCACAAGGGCGACGGGCACGTCACCGACGACACCCTGATGACGCACGCGCTGGTCCGCGTCTACGCCAGGGCCGGACGGCACCTGGACGCCTACGCCGCGGCCGAGCACCTCGTGCCGGAGATGATGGGGGAGAAGCGCTGGATCCCCGAGCTGGAGGACGAGGCGCTGCCGCTGCAGCGCGTGTTCCTGGCCGAGAAGTGGATCGTGGCGCGGCTGCACTACGGCCACGTCGACCCGCGCGAGGCCGGGACCGGCAACATCGTCAACTGCGGCGCCGCGATGTACATGGCGCCCGTCGGGATCGTCAACGCCGGTGACCCCGACAGCGCCTACGCCGAGGCGATCGACCTGGCGGGGGCCCACCAGTCCAGCTACGGCCGCGAGGCCGCCGGCGTCTTCGCCGCGTGTGTGGCCGAGGCCATGCGCCCCTCGGCCGGGGTCGACTCGGTCGTCGCCACCGCCCTGCGGGTGGCCAGGGACGGCACCCGCTCCGCGATCGAGGCGGTGTGCGAGCGGGCCCGCGGCATCGGGGACTGGCGGGAGGCCGCGCCGGAGCTGCGCGCGGCGATGGCCCCCTTCGACACGGTCGCCGACGACTACCGCGACCAGGGACTGGGCGCGCGCCGCCCCAGCCGGGTGCACGCCATCGAGGAGCTGCCGATGGCGCTGGCGTTCCTGCTCATCGCCCGGGGCGGCTACCGCGACGCGGTCCTCGGCGGCGTCAACTACGGCCGCGACGCCGACTCCATCGCCAGCATGGCCGGCGCGGTCGCCGGCGCCCTGGGCGGCCGCGACGGCGTGCCCCAGGACTGGAGCACCGACGTCGCCAAGGCCAGCCGCCTGGACCTGGAGGCGCCGGGTCTGGAGCTGGCCGAGGTGGCCCGGCGCCTGCACGCCGCCGACGTCGCGCGGCGGCGCGCCCACGAGCGGGTCTTCGCCGAGCTGGCCGGCGCCGGGGCGGAGGGCGGCCGGTGATGAGGCTGACCTGGGTCCAGCCCGAGGACCTGATCGGGCACGAGCTGCGCCAGGCCGCACAGGACGGCCGCGACGCCGCCGGGATCGCCCGCCGCTGGCACGAGGCCGGCGGCCACGAGGCCCCGCCGACGGCCGGCGCCTCACCGGAGCCGGCCCCGCCCGCGCTGCGCCGGCTCGCCGAGGACCTGCTGGACGAGCTCGCGGCGATCCCCTCCCCGCTGGCCGTCGACGAGCCCACCGCGCTCGACGACGTCATCGCGGCGTGCCCGGACTGGCCCGGGACCTCGCTCGCCGAGCCGGGCGCCGACCTGGCCGGACGGATCCGCGGCGCCTGGCTGGGCCGGGCGGCCGGGTGCGTGCTGGGCAAGCCCGTGGAGAAGATCCCGCGGGCCGGCATCCGCGAGATCGCCGAGGCCACCGGAAACTGGCCGATCACCGGATGGTTCAGCGCGCGCGGGCTGCCCGAGGAGGTGGCGCGGCGCTGGCCGTGGAACCGCCGCAGCGCCGCCACCAGCCTGGCCGAGAACCTCGACGGCACGCCCGAGGACGACGATCTCAACTTCCCGATGCTCGCGCTGGCCATGCTGGAGCGGTACGGGACCGGCTTCACGACCGGCGACGTCGCCCAGATGTGGCTGGACGAGCTGCCGCCGGGGCGGATCTTCACCGCCGAACGAGTCGCGATGCGCAACCTGCTGCTCGGCCTGGCCCCACCGGCGACGGCGACGCACCGCAACCCCTTCCGCGAGTGGATCGGCGCGCAGATCCGCGCCGACGTGTACGGCTGGACCCACCCCGGCGACCCCGGCCGGGCGGCCGCGGCGGCCCACCGCGACGCCGTCCTCAGCCACACCGCCAACGGCGTCCACGGGGCCATGTTCGCCGCGGCGCTGGCCGCGATGTCGGTCACCGCGTCCGGAGCCGCCGAGACCGTCGAGGCCGCGCTGCGCGTGCTGCCCCCGCGCTCGCGGCTCGCCGCGGCGGTGCGCGAGGCCGCCGACCTGGCGGCGGGGGAACCCGACTTCGAGCGGGTGCTCGACGCCCTGCACGCGCGCCACACCGGCCTGCACTGGGTGCACAGCGTCAACAACGCCGCGGTGGTCGCGGCCGCGCTGGTGCACGGGGCCGGCGACTTCGGCGCCTCGATCACCGCCGCCGTCGCCGCGGGGTGGGACACCGACTCCGACGGTGCGACCGTCGGCGGCGTCGCCGGCGCGCTGGCCGGCGCCGACGCGATCCCCGACTCCTGGACGACCCCGCTGCGCGGCCGGATGGCCAGCAGCCTGACCGGGTTCGACGGCATCGGGTTCGACGAGCTCGCCGACCGCACCCTGGCCCTGGCCAGGGGCGCGCGGGAGGGCCGGCCGTGACCGAGCCGGGCCCTGCGCCCCTGGGCGAGCCGCGCCCCGCCGACCGGCCGACCCCGGTCCCGCTGGAGCCCGGCGCCGACCTCTCGGTCCTGGACGCGGCGAAGATCCTCGCCGCGCCGCGCGACCCGGCGGACCGCCCGGCGTGGCGGGCCGCGCTGCGCCGATGGCGCGAGGAGGCCCGCGCGCGCCTGGCGCCCGACGACGCGGCCTACCGGCGGCCCGAACTGGCGTGGGCGCGCGGCTGCTTCTCGGTCTGCCTGGCGTGGCTGTGGGACGGCCTGCTCTACGACGCCGAGCGCGGCGCGTTCACCCCGCAGGAGTTCTGCGACCACGCCGAGCGCGAGTTCGGCGGATTCGACGCCGTGGTGCTCTGGCACGCCTACCCGGTGATCGGGGTGGACCGGCGCAACCAGTTCGACCTCTACCGCGACGTCCCCGGCATCGACGGCCTGGTCGCGGCACTGAAGCGGCGCGGCCTGCGCGTCATCGTCGACTACAACCCGTGGGACACCGGCACCCGCCGCGAGGCCGTCGGCGACGCCGCGGCGGTGGCCGACGTGGTGCGCCGGTTCGGCGCCGACGGGGTCTTCCTCGACACGCTGCGCGAGGGCGACACCGGGCTGCGCGACGCGGTGCGCGCCGCGGCCCCCGGCGCCGCCCTGGAGGGGGAGTCGGCGGTGCCGCTGGAGCGCGTCGGCGACCACGTCATGTCGTGGGCGCAGTGGATGGCCGACTCCGAGGCGCCCGGCGTGCTGCGCACCACCTGGTTCGAGCAGCGCCACATGCAGCACCACACGCGGCGCTGGCACCGCGACCGCTCCGCCGAGCTGCACTCGGCCTGGATGAACGGCGCCGGCGTGCTGGTGTGGGAGAACGTGTTCGGATCCTGGGTGGGCTGGAGCGCCCGCGACCGCGCGCTGCTGCGCGCGGTGCTGCCGGTGCAGCGGCACTTCCGCGACACCTTCGCGCTGGGGGAGTGGACGCCGCTGACCGACGAGGCCGCGCCCGCGGTGCCGGCGTCGCGCTGGCAGGGCCCCGACCACACGCTCTGGACGCTGGTCAACCGCTCCGACGCGCCCTACCGCGGCCCGCTGCTGGACATCGCCCCGCGGCCGGGCCTGCGCTACCTCGACCTCGTGGCCGGCGCCGAACTCGGCCCCGACCTGGCCGCCGAGGTCCCGGCGCGCGGCGCCGCCGCGGTCCTGGCCGTCCCCGCCGAGCGGCTCGCGTGCGACGGCGCCCTGGCCGATCTGCTGCGGGCGCAGCGCGGCGAGCGGGCGCGCTGGAGCGACGACACCGCGTTCCCGCACCGCCCGGTGCTGCGCCGCCCCGCCCCGGCCTCCTCGGTCCCGGCCGGTGCCCGCGGCATCGGGCGCACCGTCGCACCGCGCCGCGGCGACCGCCGCACCCGCGTGCTGCACCGGGTCCGCGAGACCGGCTTCGACGGGCTGGGCCCCGACGGCCGCGCGCCCGAACCCGCCCCCTACGTCGACGCGTGGAAGCCGCTGCCGCCGCGGCTGCACGCGATCCGCGAGGTGGAGCGCGACGCGCCGGACACCGGCGCGGAGGTGGCCGTCCGCGAGGTCGGAAACGCCGAGTACGCGCGCTTCCTGGCCGCCACCGGCTACCGGCCCCGCAGCCCCGAGGGCTTCCTGGCCCACTGGCGCGACGGCGCCCCCGCGCCGGGGACCGGGGACGATCCGGTCACCCACGTCGACCTCGACGACGCGCGCGCCTATGCGGCCTGGTGCGGCGCCCGGCTGCCGACCGAGCACGAGTGGCGGGCCGCGGCCGGCGAGCTCGGATTCCAGCGGCGATCGCCGTTGGTGTGGAACTGGACGGAGAGCGAGCACACCGACGGCCGGACCCGCTTCGCGCTGCTGAAGGGCGGCGCCGACGGCGGCGCGCACGGCTCGGAGTGGTACGCCGACCCGGACCCGGGCCCGCGTCCGGCCGAGTACGCGCTCAAGCTGCTGCGCACCCACCCGGCCATCGAGCGCAGCGCCACCATCGGCTTCCGCTGTGCGGTCGACGCCGCGGCCGATCCCACCGCCGACCCCAAGGAGCAGGAATGACGCAGGCACCCCCTCCGCTGGAGGGCATCCGGGTGCTCGACCTCGCCACGCTGTTCGCCGGCCCGATGGCGGCGATGCTCCTCGGCGACTACGGCGCCGAGGTGATCAAGGTCGAGCACCCGCGCAGACCCGACCCCTCGCGCGGGCACGGCGCGGCCAAGGACGGCGTCGGGCTGTGGTGGAAGGTGCTCGGGCGCAACAAGCGCGCGGTCACCGTCGACCTGTCCACCCCGCAGGGCCAGGACCTGCTGGCCGAACTGGCGGCGGGCGCCGACGTGGTGATCGAGAACTTCCGCCCGGGCACCCTGGAGCGCTGGAACCTCGGCTACGACCGGCTCGCCGCGGCCAACCCCGGCCTGGTGCTGGCCAGGGTCACCGGCTTCGGCCAGTTCGGGCCCTACGCCCAGCGGCCGGGCTTTGGAACGCTGGCCGAGGCGATGAGCGGGTTCGCCGCCATGACCGGCGAGCCCGACGGCCCGCCGACCCTGCCGCCCTTCGGCCTCGCCGACGGCATCACCGCGCTGGCCACCGCCTACGCGGTGATGACCGCGCTGCGCGGCCGCGAGGCCACCGGTCGGGGGCAGGCCGTGGACCTGTCCATCATCGAACCGATCCTCACCGTCCTGGGCCCCCAGCCCACCGTCTACGACCAGCTCGGCCAGGTCCCGCCGCGCACCGGCAACCGGTCGGTCAACAACGCGCCGCGCAACACCTACCGGTGCTCCGACGGGTCGTGGGTGGCGGTGTCGACGTCGGCGCAGAGCATCGCCGAGCGGGTGCTGCGCCTGGTCGGCCGGCCCGAGTACATCGACGAGCCCTGGTTCGCCACCGGCGCCGGCCGGGCCGCGCACGCCGACGAGCTGGACACCGCGGTGGCCGCGTGGGTCGCGGGCCGCACCGGGGAGGAGGTGCTGGCGGCGTTCGAGGAGGCCCAGGCCGCGGTGGCGCCGGTCTACGACGTCTCCGACGTGGTGGCCGACCCCCAGCTCGACGCGCTGGAGGCCATCACCAC
This sequence is a window from Spinactinospora alkalitolerans. Protein-coding genes within it:
- a CDS encoding carbohydrate ABC transporter permease produces the protein MVITKGRRAGGRALQYTALLGYLAFLAFPLVWLVSTAFKTSREMARLDPTWIPLEPTLDNFVQALGEQDIIGAAQRSLVVALASAVLVVAMALPASYALARHRSRLNAAALGWVLVSQVFPFILLIIPLFMILRQLGLVNSLAGLVIVHATFCLPFVLWMLQGYVRGVPRELEEAAGVDGAGRWRTLWSVVAPLLAPGVVAALMFGFVSSWNEFLFALILLKDPQIQTLPLALVRFTGPEGVVRLGPLAAASLMATVPSLVFFSFIQRRLKGGMVAGAVKG
- a CDS encoding ABC transporter substrate-binding protein, whose translation is MRRITALPALALTGVLALSACGSGEGEGGPVQLRFLSLAWQTQSIEANERLVQEWNDTHPDIQVEYVQGSWDNVNDQLLTGFEAGDPPDIIHNESSALAGYAARGYLADLGDMLPQELKDDIRAEAWETATFDGQVVGVPFLQESQVFIANREVLEDSGVRIPTSEEPWTWDEFAEVSEELTTEDRYAVAWPLGSPVNRVLNLSLNFGGTFFEVAEDGTASMRVGEQEREVLQRIHEQLYEDETAAPETVGMSGSDPLPAFYAGEYAMIQGGVYTRQQVVEQAPEDFEWVTIPPLVGDTAEQGAVSQTLSVAADSAHPEEAAEFLSFFLSAENQVDLALGDWLLPTSREAAQAPELNTEENDWDVATASADNLVMAPYLKVQGFDEWKNRVAQPALEEYFGGAITIDELAQRLETEGDDVLGRYR
- a CDS encoding ADP-ribosylglycohydrolase family protein, which codes for MTATARAGEMRERARGCLLGLAAGDALGRPAENLHPDEIERRWGLLTELEPGPDGVASGTDDTEYSVFAALLLVEHGDALTPEHVASAYHEQILSRPGPMRGAGFSELGAVQALRRGLVPPASGRWHHHGWSDGLAMRAAPYGIFAAGDPDEAARLIEADGAVSQSGEGLLGGRAVAAAVAVAMTGAAPVEVLAGALAAVPADSWTARALRAAAEIVEDGGRAGAPPDRRTLTAELHAALVTRHYPWTDLAPEAVGLAFAGYLAADGAVEDSVVTAANLGRDADTTAAIAGALAGAGRGAAGVPERWARAIGPVRGACLPAVAGRHVLEIADLLAEAGKARGSRSR
- a CDS encoding ADP-ribosylglycohydrolase family protein yields the protein MSTATTTGGGRSTPRADVADRVRGAFLGLAIGDAAGWPARRHRFGLLAPWTRRLHRELDLFAEEHAVTALPVPFALNQPVEALRIGPSDDAEWLAWTAATIDRDRAEAFTELAGRDDVRARISVRTALDNLARGLHPPTSGHDNPHHFDDAAAVRAVAFGCLHPGAPEWAARAARADAEVTNSGDGVDAAAAVAAAIALAVDGAAPEEVLSAGGELSADGAARATLRAALDVAPGAETPFEVLPDLEDAVWDHVYSYGVAAGPTLAVALTLAWVSRGAVETAVPAAACLAPLADSAPALTGALTGAVGGHAALPRTWRERAGALAGCCLPEFAGHDLLDYADAVAARACAQDTDDDEGAC
- a CDS encoding ADP-ribosylglycohydrolase family protein, producing the protein MLTPLQDKAVGSLVGAAVGDALGGATEGWTPERIRHRYGGVVEGIVPPFNADWRNARPIAPYHKGDGHVTDDTLMTHALVRVYARAGRHLDAYAAAEHLVPEMMGEKRWIPELEDEALPLQRVFLAEKWIVARLHYGHVDPREAGTGNIVNCGAAMYMAPVGIVNAGDPDSAYAEAIDLAGAHQSSYGREAAGVFAACVAEAMRPSAGVDSVVATALRVARDGTRSAIEAVCERARGIGDWREAAPELRAAMAPFDTVADDYRDQGLGARRPSRVHAIEELPMALAFLLIARGGYRDAVLGGVNYGRDADSIASMAGAVAGALGGRDGVPQDWSTDVAKASRLDLEAPGLELAEVARRLHAADVARRRAHERVFAELAGAGAEGGR
- a CDS encoding ADP-ribosylglycohydrolase family protein codes for the protein MRLTWVQPEDLIGHELRQAAQDGRDAAGIARRWHEAGGHEAPPTAGASPEPAPPALRRLAEDLLDELAAIPSPLAVDEPTALDDVIAACPDWPGTSLAEPGADLAGRIRGAWLGRAAGCVLGKPVEKIPRAGIREIAEATGNWPITGWFSARGLPEEVARRWPWNRRSAATSLAENLDGTPEDDDLNFPMLALAMLERYGTGFTTGDVAQMWLDELPPGRIFTAERVAMRNLLLGLAPPATATHRNPFREWIGAQIRADVYGWTHPGDPGRAAAAAHRDAVLSHTANGVHGAMFAAALAAMSVTASGAAETVEAALRVLPPRSRLAAAVREAADLAAGEPDFERVLDALHARHTGLHWVHSVNNAAVVAAALVHGAGDFGASITAAVAAGWDTDSDGATVGGVAGALAGADAIPDSWTTPLRGRMASSLTGFDGIGFDELADRTLALARGAREGRP
- a CDS encoding SUMF1/EgtB/PvdO family nonheme iron enzyme, which gives rise to MTEPGPAPLGEPRPADRPTPVPLEPGADLSVLDAAKILAAPRDPADRPAWRAALRRWREEARARLAPDDAAYRRPELAWARGCFSVCLAWLWDGLLYDAERGAFTPQEFCDHAEREFGGFDAVVLWHAYPVIGVDRRNQFDLYRDVPGIDGLVAALKRRGLRVIVDYNPWDTGTRREAVGDAAAVADVVRRFGADGVFLDTLREGDTGLRDAVRAAAPGAALEGESAVPLERVGDHVMSWAQWMADSEAPGVLRTTWFEQRHMQHHTRRWHRDRSAELHSAWMNGAGVLVWENVFGSWVGWSARDRALLRAVLPVQRHFRDTFALGEWTPLTDEAAPAVPASRWQGPDHTLWTLVNRSDAPYRGPLLDIAPRPGLRYLDLVAGAELGPDLAAEVPARGAAAVLAVPAERLACDGALADLLRAQRGERARWSDDTAFPHRPVLRRPAPASSVPAGARGIGRTVAPRRGDRRTRVLHRVRETGFDGLGPDGRAPEPAPYVDAWKPLPPRLHAIREVERDAPDTGAEVAVREVGNAEYARFLAATGYRPRSPEGFLAHWRDGAPAPGTGDDPVTHVDLDDARAYAAWCGARLPTEHEWRAAAGELGFQRRSPLVWNWTESEHTDGRTRFALLKGGADGGAHGSEWYADPDPGPRPAEYALKLLRTHPAIERSATIGFRCAVDAAADPTADPKEQE
- a CDS encoding CaiB/BaiF CoA transferase family protein — translated: MTQAPPPLEGIRVLDLATLFAGPMAAMLLGDYGAEVIKVEHPRRPDPSRGHGAAKDGVGLWWKVLGRNKRAVTVDLSTPQGQDLLAELAAGADVVIENFRPGTLERWNLGYDRLAAANPGLVLARVTGFGQFGPYAQRPGFGTLAEAMSGFAAMTGEPDGPPTLPPFGLADGITALATAYAVMTALRGREATGRGQAVDLSIIEPILTVLGPQPTVYDQLGQVPPRTGNRSVNNAPRNTYRCSDGSWVAVSTSAQSIAERVLRLVGRPEYIDEPWFATGAGRAAHADELDTAVAAWVAGRTGEEVLAAFEEAQAAVAPVYDVSDVVADPQLDALEAITTVDDPDLGPLRMQNVMFRLSGTPGAIRWTGAAHGAHTDEVLGGLLGRSAEELAELRAAGVI